From a region of the Labilithrix sp. genome:
- a CDS encoding N-acetyltransferase, with product MTERAAGVFVHPSSYVDEPSTLGAGTTIWFFCHVSKNVHLGESCNLGQNVFVGEDVRIGNNVKIQNNVSVYPGVTIEDDVFLGPSCVFTNVSNPRSAVARRHLYESTLVRRGATIGANATIVCGVTIGRHAFVAAGAVVTKSVADYAMMSGVPARRVGWMSRHGHKLQAGADGVMVCPESGLRYRLEGDRLRCLDVDDDSPLPTELRKGIKRYREYG from the coding sequence ATGACGGAGCGTGCGGCCGGCGTCTTCGTACACCCGTCGTCGTACGTCGACGAGCCGTCGACGCTCGGTGCCGGCACGACGATCTGGTTCTTTTGCCATGTCTCGAAGAACGTACACCTCGGCGAGTCGTGCAATCTCGGCCAGAACGTCTTCGTGGGCGAGGACGTGCGCATCGGCAACAACGTCAAGATCCAGAACAACGTCTCGGTGTATCCGGGCGTCACGATCGAGGATGACGTGTTCCTCGGCCCGTCTTGTGTCTTCACCAACGTGTCGAATCCGCGCTCCGCCGTCGCACGCCGCCATCTCTACGAATCGACGCTCGTCCGTCGTGGCGCCACGATCGGCGCGAACGCGACGATCGTTTGCGGCGTCACGATCGGCCGCCACGCCTTCGTTGCGGCGGGCGCCGTCGTCACGAAGTCGGTCGCTGACTACGCGATGATGAGCGGCGTGCCGGCGCGTCGCGTGGGGTGGATGAGCCGCCATGGCCACAAGCTCCAGGCAGGAGCGGACGGTGTGATGGTCTGTCCCGAATCGGGTCTGCGCTACCGGCTCGAGGGTGACCGACTCCGCTGCCTCGACGTCGATGACGATTCGCCGCTTCCGACCGAGCTCCGCAAGGGCATCAAGCGGTATCGAGAATACGGATGA
- a CDS encoding SGNH/GDSL hydrolase family protein produces MPSTSTKALRARARQVFVISAITLVTTLVIGELGLRIVGYEDPPIYRQDARLGWVARANLTTRWREEGDTTVSFNSAGMRDVEHAIAKAPGVYRIAVMGDSYTEALQVDHDKAFSTLLERELEGCPARNGRRIETLNFGVSSYGTANELLRLEDQAFEYGPDLVLLAFFVGNDVQDNHPKLDHLTVKNRPYFEMRDGALTLVPPPGLSGARALWQSVLPHSRTAQLAERVRKNRASRDAATASPTVLEAGIPGELFKTALPPVWEEAWRVTEELLIRMKQEVAEKRSSLLIATIADGIAIHPDDDIRRRFLAQVGGDDLFAPDIRVAEIAKRHDIPNLDLGPPMLAQAKESKACLHGLPNRAKCSGHWNEMGHAAAAKLMGDEICARWRTGLAAP; encoded by the coding sequence ATGCCTTCGACCTCGACTAAAGCGCTGCGCGCGCGGGCACGTCAGGTCTTCGTAATCTCCGCGATCACGCTCGTCACGACCCTCGTCATCGGTGAGCTCGGGCTGCGCATCGTCGGCTATGAAGACCCCCCGATATACCGCCAAGATGCCCGCCTCGGCTGGGTCGCGAGAGCAAACCTCACGACGCGCTGGCGCGAGGAAGGCGACACGACCGTGTCCTTCAACTCTGCGGGAATGCGCGACGTCGAGCACGCGATCGCGAAGGCGCCGGGCGTCTATCGCATCGCGGTCATGGGCGACTCGTATACGGAGGCCCTCCAGGTCGACCATGACAAAGCGTTCTCGACGCTGCTCGAGCGCGAGCTCGAAGGCTGTCCTGCGCGAAACGGCCGCCGCATCGAGACACTCAACTTCGGCGTCTCGTCCTACGGGACCGCGAACGAGCTACTGCGCCTCGAGGACCAGGCCTTCGAATACGGGCCCGATCTGGTCCTCCTCGCGTTCTTCGTCGGGAACGATGTCCAGGACAACCATCCAAAGCTCGACCACCTGACCGTCAAGAACCGCCCCTATTTCGAGATGCGCGACGGGGCGCTCACGCTCGTGCCGCCTCCCGGGCTCTCCGGCGCGCGTGCCCTCTGGCAGAGCGTCCTCCCGCATTCGAGGACCGCTCAGCTCGCGGAGAGGGTTCGGAAGAATCGCGCGTCTCGAGACGCTGCCACCGCGAGCCCGACCGTACTCGAAGCCGGTATCCCCGGCGAGCTGTTCAAGACCGCGCTGCCGCCGGTATGGGAGGAGGCGTGGCGCGTGACGGAAGAGCTCCTGATTCGGATGAAGCAGGAGGTCGCGGAGAAGCGCTCTTCGCTCCTGATCGCGACGATCGCGGACGGCATCGCGATCCATCCCGACGACGACATCCGTCGACGCTTCCTCGCGCAGGTGGGTGGCGACGACCTGTTCGCTCCCGACATACGCGTCGCCGAGATCGCGAAGCGCCATGACATTCCGAACCTCGATCTCGGCCCGCCGATGCTCGCCCAAGCGAAGGAGAGCAAGGCTTGTCTTCATGGTCTCCCCAATCGAGCGAAGTGCAGTGGTCACTGGAACGAGATGGGGCACGCCGCGGCCGCGAAGCTCATGGGCGACGAGATCTGCGCGCGTTGGAGGACCGGACTCGCCGCACCATGA
- a CDS encoding carbamoyltransferase — MRIVGISAFYHDSAAALIDDGRVVAAAQEERFTRKKHDAGFPKHALEYVLSEAGTRLRDIDAVAFYDKPFLKFERLLETYLAFAPKGFRSFSMAIPLWLREKLFQKDLLRDHLRNVDDAFDLEKLLFSEHHVSHAASAFFPSPFEKAVVLTMDGVGEWATTSCAIGDGKQLTVTKEIHFPHSIGLLYSAFTYYTGFKVNSGEYKVMGLAPYGEPRYAQTILDNVIDLKEDGSFRLDQSYFDYCTGLRMTNDKFHALFGGPPRQPDKELLVQRHMDLAASIQHVCEEIVLRLTRSLAKETQLRNLCLAGGVALNCVANGKILRDGKYERIWIQPASGDAGGAVGAALAAFHIHHEKDRVVTPGAVDGMSGAYLGPKFSPADAQTRLRAAGAKFDVLDDAEIITRTAHALANEQAIGWFHGRMEFGPRSLGARSIIADARSPQMQKTLNLKVKYRESFRPFAPAVLREDIADWFELDADSPYMLLVADVQPKRCSKMTEEQQKLFGIDKLNVARSEIPAVTHVDYSARVQTVHSATNPRFHALLTEFKRLTDCPVVVNTSFNVRGEPIVCTPEDAFRCFMGCELDVLVVENCWLEKGKQDEKLKLDYKNAFDLD; from the coding sequence ATGCGTATCGTCGGCATCTCGGCCTTCTACCACGACAGTGCCGCGGCGCTGATCGACGACGGACGCGTCGTTGCCGCAGCTCAGGAAGAGCGCTTCACACGAAAGAAACACGACGCGGGCTTCCCGAAGCACGCGCTCGAGTACGTGCTCTCCGAGGCCGGCACGCGGCTCCGCGACATCGACGCCGTCGCCTTTTACGACAAGCCATTCCTCAAGTTCGAGCGGCTGCTGGAGACATATCTCGCGTTTGCGCCGAAGGGCTTTCGTTCCTTCAGCATGGCAATACCGCTCTGGCTGCGCGAGAAGCTCTTTCAAAAAGACCTCCTGCGAGATCACCTGCGGAACGTCGACGACGCATTCGATCTCGAGAAGCTCCTCTTCTCCGAGCATCACGTGAGCCACGCGGCGAGCGCGTTCTTCCCATCACCGTTCGAGAAAGCGGTCGTCCTCACGATGGACGGTGTCGGGGAGTGGGCGACGACCTCCTGCGCGATCGGCGACGGCAAGCAGCTCACCGTCACGAAGGAGATCCATTTCCCGCACTCGATCGGTCTCCTCTATTCGGCATTCACCTACTACACCGGCTTCAAGGTCAACTCCGGTGAGTACAAGGTGATGGGCCTCGCGCCATACGGCGAGCCCCGCTATGCGCAGACCATCCTCGACAACGTCATCGACCTCAAGGAGGACGGCTCCTTCCGGTTGGATCAATCGTATTTCGATTACTGCACCGGCCTCCGCATGACGAACGACAAGTTCCATGCGCTCTTCGGCGGGCCGCCGCGCCAGCCCGACAAGGAGCTCCTCGTGCAGAGGCACATGGATCTCGCGGCGTCGATTCAGCACGTCTGCGAGGAGATCGTGCTCCGTCTGACGCGCTCGCTCGCGAAGGAGACGCAGCTCCGGAACCTCTGTTTGGCCGGAGGCGTCGCATTGAACTGCGTCGCCAATGGGAAGATCCTCCGTGACGGAAAGTACGAGCGCATATGGATCCAGCCTGCTTCCGGCGACGCCGGAGGCGCAGTGGGTGCTGCGCTCGCGGCGTTCCACATTCACCACGAGAAGGACCGCGTCGTGACTCCCGGCGCCGTCGACGGCATGTCGGGCGCTTACCTCGGACCCAAATTTTCGCCCGCTGATGCTCAAACGCGGCTCCGTGCGGCCGGAGCGAAGTTTGACGTCCTCGACGACGCCGAGATCATCACGCGCACGGCGCATGCCCTCGCGAACGAGCAAGCGATCGGATGGTTCCACGGCAGGATGGAGTTCGGACCGCGCTCGCTCGGCGCACGCTCGATCATCGCCGACGCGCGCTCGCCGCAGATGCAGAAAACACTCAACCTCAAGGTGAAGTACCGCGAGTCCTTCCGGCCTTTTGCTCCTGCCGTCCTACGCGAGGACATCGCCGATTGGTTCGAGCTCGACGCCGACAGCCCCTACATGCTGCTCGTCGCCGACGTTCAACCCAAGCGCTGCTCGAAGATGACGGAGGAGCAACAGAAGCTGTTCGGCATCGACAAGCTCAACGTCGCTCGCTCCGAGATCCCTGCCGTCACACACGTCGACTACTCCGCCCGCGTGCAGACGGTCCACTCGGCCACGAACCCCCGCTTTCACGCCCTGCTCACCGAGTTCAAGCGACTCACCGACTGCCCCGTCGTCGTGAACACGAGCTTCAACGTCCGCGGAGAGCCGATCGTGTGCACGCCCGAAGACGCCTTTCGCTGCTTCATGGGCTGCGAGCTCGACGTGCTCGTCGTCGAGAATTGCTGGCTGGAAAAGGGCAAACAGGACGAGAAGCTGAAGCTCGATTACAAGAATGCCTTCGACCTCGACTAA
- a CDS encoding bifunctional folylpolyglutamate synthase/dihydrofolate synthase gives MRLGLDAMREACAATAHPERAFPSVHVAGTNGKGSTCAMVESIARAAGLKTGLYTSPHLVRFAERIRIDGEPIDDASLAVVLDEALRHDISFFETATLAAFLAFRAAKVDLAIIEVGIGGRLDATNVLPADTVRASAITGIALDHQDKLGDTLAEIAREKGGIARPGVPLVHGPLPAEAFAAIQAAGAPLVEAPPYDDPIGLAGPHQRSNAGVAAELGRLLTLTPAAISHGIATTSWPGRLERIATPKGSFILDGAHNADGAAALVAALRGEPIGAVVFGALADKPWRAMLAHVAELDAPRFYVSPAGRAPAAPAELAALYPGTPSASLHDAVAAACASARGLPVVVCGSLYLVGEARARILDLERDPSVAL, from the coding sequence ATGCGCCTCGGCCTCGACGCGATGCGCGAAGCCTGCGCCGCCACCGCCCACCCCGAGCGCGCGTTCCCATCCGTGCACGTCGCCGGCACGAACGGGAAGGGGAGCACGTGCGCGATGGTCGAGTCGATCGCGCGCGCGGCAGGCCTGAAGACCGGCCTCTATACGAGCCCGCACCTCGTCCGTTTCGCGGAGCGTATCCGCATCGACGGCGAGCCCATCGACGACGCGTCGCTGGCGGTCGTGCTCGACGAGGCGCTACGCCACGACATCTCGTTCTTCGAGACCGCGACGCTCGCGGCGTTCCTGGCCTTCCGCGCGGCGAAGGTCGACCTCGCCATCATCGAGGTCGGCATCGGCGGCCGCCTCGACGCCACGAACGTGCTCCCAGCGGATACGGTGCGCGCAAGCGCGATCACGGGGATCGCGCTGGACCATCAAGACAAGCTCGGCGACACGCTCGCGGAGATCGCGCGCGAGAAGGGGGGGATCGCGCGCCCGGGCGTGCCGCTGGTGCACGGTCCGCTCCCGGCGGAGGCATTCGCCGCGATCCAAGCGGCGGGCGCGCCGCTCGTCGAGGCGCCACCGTACGACGACCCGATCGGCCTGGCCGGCCCGCATCAGCGAAGCAACGCGGGCGTCGCCGCCGAGCTCGGCCGCCTCCTCACCCTCACCCCCGCCGCCATATCCCACGGCATCGCGACGACATCCTGGCCCGGCCGCCTCGAACGCATCGCGACGCCGAAAGGCTCTTTCATCCTCGACGGCGCTCACAACGCGGACGGCGCGGCGGCCCTCGTGGCGGCGCTACGCGGCGAGCCCATCGGCGCAGTGGTGTTCGGCGCGCTAGCGGACAAGCCATGGCGCGCAATGCTGGCGCACGTCGCGGAGCTCGACGCGCCGCGCTTCTACGTCTCCCCCGCGGGTCGTGCACCCGCCGCGCCAGCCGAGCTGGCAGCGCTCTATCCAGGCACGCCGTCGGCGTCCCTCCACGATGCCGTCGCCGCCGCCTGCGCGAGCGCACGCGGTCTCCCCGTCGTCGTGTGTGGCTCGCTCTACCTCGTGGGCGAGGCACGTGCTCGGATCTTGGACCTCGAGCGCGATCCTAGCGTCGCTCTTTAA
- the hisH gene encoding imidazole glycerol phosphate synthase subunit HisH — translation MSSGPASSRLVVVDYGVNNVGSVINMFRRIGVEADAVRTSERIAEASAIVLPGIGAFDAGIQNLKSRGLFEAIQRRVRDDRVPILGICLGMQLLGSGSEEGKLEGLGLVPAFTRRFAFEGPRARDLKVPHMGWNRTKCLDRELFAELDEEGRFYYVHSYHVVCEDPRDVAASCIYGIPFAAALRRDHVMGTQFHPEKSHRYGLAVLRGFVRAARCSERLADA, via the coding sequence ATGAGCTCTGGACCAGCAAGCAGCCGACTTGTCGTCGTCGACTACGGCGTCAACAACGTCGGCTCCGTCATCAACATGTTCCGCCGCATCGGAGTCGAGGCCGACGCGGTGCGCACCTCCGAGCGGATCGCGGAGGCGAGCGCGATCGTCCTGCCGGGCATCGGCGCGTTCGACGCCGGGATCCAGAACCTCAAGAGTCGCGGCCTGTTCGAGGCGATCCAGCGCCGGGTGCGGGACGATCGTGTCCCTATCCTCGGTATCTGCCTCGGTATGCAGCTCCTCGGCAGCGGCAGCGAGGAGGGGAAGCTCGAGGGGCTCGGTCTCGTCCCGGCGTTCACGCGTCGGTTCGCGTTCGAGGGACCGCGCGCGCGCGACCTCAAGGTCCCGCATATGGGCTGGAACCGCACGAAGTGCCTCGACCGCGAGCTCTTTGCCGAGCTCGACGAGGAGGGGCGCTTCTACTACGTCCACTCGTACCACGTCGTTTGCGAGGATCCGCGGGACGTCGCGGCGTCTTGCATCTATGGCATTCCATTTGCGGCCGCGCTTCGTCGCGATCATGTCATGGGCACCCAGTTTCATCCGGAGAAGAGTCATCGCTACGGGCTCGCCGTGTTGAGAGGTTTCGTCCGCGCAGCGCGCTGCTCCGAGAGACTGGCTGATGCTTAG
- a CDS encoding YajQ family cyclic di-GMP-binding protein, with protein sequence MPSFDIVSKVPWHEVDNALGQAQKEIAQRFDFKDTGTEVVKNAEGITVTSNSEDRAKAGLTVLQEKLIKRKVSLKFLDVEKPRKTSKGGASILAKVKEGIDAEPARKIVAAIKDAKLKVTSAIQDAQVRVTGKNKDDLQKAIALVRGMDLDIELSFVNFRD encoded by the coding sequence ATGCCGAGCTTCGACATCGTCTCGAAGGTGCCCTGGCACGAGGTCGACAACGCCCTCGGCCAAGCCCAGAAAGAGATCGCGCAGCGCTTCGACTTCAAGGACACCGGCACCGAGGTCGTGAAGAACGCCGAGGGCATCACCGTGACGTCGAACAGCGAGGACCGCGCCAAGGCGGGGCTCACCGTGCTGCAGGAGAAGCTCATCAAGCGGAAGGTGAGCCTCAAGTTCCTCGACGTCGAGAAGCCGAGGAAGACGTCGAAGGGCGGCGCGAGCATCCTCGCGAAGGTGAAAGAGGGCATCGACGCCGAGCCGGCGCGGAAGATCGTGGCGGCGATCAAGGACGCGAAGCTCAAGGTGACGTCGGCGATCCAGGACGCGCAGGTGCGCGTGACCGGGAAGAACAAGGACGACCTCCAGAAAGCGATCGCGCTCGTGCGGGGAATGGACCTCGACATCGAGCTCTCGTTCGTCAACTTCAGGGACTGA
- a CDS encoding Gfo/Idh/MocA family oxidoreductase, which produces MLRFALVGCGRIAERHAQLLATKQVANAMLVGVTDIVPERAAKFGAVYGVPHFTDMDEMMTSVHPDVVVVLTPSGLHAEHVIRLSRHGKAIVCEKPMALTLDDADAMIAACDHAGCKLFIVKQNRWNLPVRKLREAMDAGRFGKLVMGTIRVRWCRKQEYYDQDSWRGTWRYDGGILANQASHHVDLLEWLMGSVESVFAKSSTSLVNVETEDTAVAVLRFTNGALGVIEATTATRPDNLEGSVSVLGEGGTVEIAGFAVNEMRHWSFVHKHPGDEEILKRFSVNPPNVYGFGHQAYLEHVVDCVANGAPALVDGLEGRKSLELITALYESIETGEEVRLRFKPRRSKLGHEK; this is translated from the coding sequence ATGCTGAGGTTTGCGCTCGTCGGTTGCGGGAGGATCGCTGAACGGCACGCTCAGCTTCTGGCGACGAAACAGGTCGCCAACGCCATGTTGGTCGGCGTCACGGACATCGTGCCGGAGCGCGCGGCGAAGTTCGGGGCCGTGTATGGTGTTCCCCACTTCACGGACATGGACGAGATGATGACGTCGGTTCATCCCGACGTCGTCGTCGTCCTGACTCCGAGTGGTCTTCACGCAGAGCACGTCATCCGCCTGAGCCGCCATGGCAAGGCGATCGTCTGCGAGAAGCCTATGGCGCTCACCCTCGACGACGCGGACGCGATGATCGCGGCGTGCGATCATGCAGGCTGCAAGCTCTTCATCGTCAAGCAGAACCGCTGGAATCTCCCGGTGCGCAAGCTCCGCGAGGCGATGGACGCGGGCCGGTTCGGCAAGCTCGTCATGGGCACGATTCGCGTGCGCTGGTGCCGCAAGCAGGAGTACTACGACCAAGATTCGTGGCGCGGAACGTGGCGCTATGACGGCGGTATCCTCGCCAACCAGGCAAGCCACCACGTCGATCTCCTCGAGTGGCTCATGGGCTCCGTCGAGTCCGTGTTCGCGAAGAGCAGCACCTCTCTCGTCAATGTCGAGACCGAGGACACGGCGGTCGCGGTCCTCCGCTTCACGAATGGTGCGCTTGGTGTCATCGAGGCGACGACCGCCACGCGGCCCGACAACCTCGAGGGATCGGTGTCGGTGCTCGGAGAGGGGGGAACGGTGGAAATTGCCGGCTTCGCCGTGAACGAAATGCGGCATTGGAGCTTCGTTCACAAGCACCCCGGTGACGAGGAGATCCTCAAGAGGTTTTCGGTGAACCCACCGAACGTCTACGGTTTCGGCCATCAGGCGTACCTTGAGCACGTCGTCGACTGCGTCGCGAATGGAGCGCCGGCGCTGGTCGATGGCCTCGAGGGACGCAAGAGCCTCGAGCTCATCACCGCGCTCTACGAGTCCATCGAGACCGGCGAAGAGGTCCGGCTACGCTTCAAGCCGCGCCGAAGCAAGCTCGGTCACGAGAAGTGA
- a CDS encoding phosphoglucosamine mutase gives MAAKKTTTKTNGASEKHAAPAKPAPVRQLFGTDGIRGTANEWPMTPEIAMNLGKAVAHVARQGTRFAHVPRILIGKDTRLSGYMIEQAIAAGITSMGARVILCGPIPTPAVAQLTVSMRADAGIVISASHNPYQDNGIKIFGPDGFKLPDEREAEIERLMATETLARPTGPGIGKASRLEDAGGRYVVFAKTTFPRGLTLDGVRIVVDAAHGAAYKVAPLVFTELGGSVTSIGVKPNGVNINKDAGALHPDNVRAEVVKKYAQIGIALDGDADRLIVIDEKGQIVDGDVVMAMCASRLLDDGQLGKNTLVATVMSNLGLERAMEARGAKLVRTQVGDRYVVEAMRKNGYNLGGEQSGHLIFLDHASTGDGIVAALQVLAIMVRTGRPLSELAKEAMERVPQVLENVTLPARRPLDEMKTLSASTAKVTKELGDDGRVLIRWSGTEPKLRIMLEGPDEDQLRIWAKDLAGAAQKDARA, from the coding sequence ATGGCAGCGAAAAAGACGACCACGAAGACGAACGGCGCGAGCGAGAAGCACGCCGCGCCCGCGAAGCCCGCTCCGGTGCGGCAGCTCTTCGGCACCGACGGCATCCGCGGCACCGCGAACGAGTGGCCGATGACGCCCGAGATCGCGATGAACCTCGGCAAGGCCGTCGCGCACGTCGCGCGGCAGGGCACGCGGTTCGCGCACGTGCCGCGCATCCTGATCGGCAAGGACACGCGGCTCTCCGGGTACATGATCGAGCAGGCGATCGCGGCCGGCATCACGTCGATGGGGGCGCGCGTCATCCTGTGCGGTCCGATCCCCACCCCCGCCGTGGCGCAGCTCACCGTGAGCATGCGCGCCGACGCCGGCATCGTCATCAGCGCGAGCCACAACCCGTACCAGGACAACGGGATCAAGATCTTCGGGCCCGACGGGTTCAAGCTGCCGGACGAGCGCGAAGCGGAGATCGAGCGGCTGATGGCGACCGAGACGCTCGCGCGGCCGACCGGGCCCGGCATCGGCAAGGCCTCGCGGCTCGAGGACGCGGGCGGGCGCTACGTCGTGTTCGCGAAGACGACGTTCCCGCGCGGGCTCACGCTCGACGGTGTGCGCATCGTCGTCGACGCCGCCCACGGCGCCGCGTACAAGGTCGCGCCGCTGGTGTTCACCGAGCTCGGCGGATCGGTCACGTCGATCGGGGTGAAGCCGAACGGCGTGAACATCAACAAGGACGCCGGCGCGCTCCACCCCGACAACGTGCGCGCCGAGGTGGTGAAGAAGTACGCGCAGATCGGGATCGCGCTCGACGGCGACGCCGATCGGCTCATCGTCATCGACGAGAAGGGCCAGATCGTCGACGGCGACGTCGTCATGGCGATGTGCGCGTCGCGCCTCCTGGACGACGGCCAGCTCGGCAAGAACACGTTGGTCGCGACGGTCATGTCGAACCTCGGGCTCGAGCGCGCGATGGAGGCGCGCGGCGCGAAGCTCGTTCGGACGCAGGTCGGCGATCGCTACGTCGTCGAGGCGATGCGGAAGAACGGCTACAACCTCGGCGGCGAGCAGTCGGGCCACCTCATCTTCCTCGACCACGCCTCGACGGGCGACGGCATCGTCGCGGCGCTGCAGGTGCTCGCGATCATGGTGCGGACGGGGCGGCCGCTGTCGGAGCTCGCGAAGGAGGCGATGGAGCGCGTCCCGCAGGTCCTCGAGAACGTGACCTTGCCGGCGCGGAGGCCGCTCGACGAGATGAAGACGCTGAGCGCGAGCACGGCGAAGGTGACGAAGGAGCTCGGCGACGACGGGCGCGTCTTGATCCGCTGGAGCGGCACCGAGCCGAAGCTCCGCATCATGCTCGAGGGTCCGGACGAGGATCAGCTCCGCATATGGGCGAAGGACCTCGCCGGCGCGGCGCAGAAGGACGCGCGGGCGTAG
- the accD gene encoding acetyl-CoA carboxylase, carboxyltransferase subunit beta yields the protein MRGLAGYQTCCYFDPVSDWPDKKPGGLDASEKTSFAKGVFRKCDGCGETMAAEAFEKNFEVCPHCGQHHKLAAARWRELLLDDGRLDEWDAGLIPDDPLKFSDGKSYPDRVAAAQKNTRTKDAIQIGAARIDGIPVAYGAFVFHFMGGSMGSVVGEKIARLFERGAERRLPVVLLQTSGGARMQEGILSLMQMAKTVAARERLRDAAVPFISVLLGPTTGGVAASFSFLGDVNVAEPNALIGFAGPRVIETTIRQKLPDGFQSSEFLLDHGMVDRIVPRAEMKTELALLVSHLSRDAHTALA from the coding sequence ATGAGAGGGCTCGCAGGATACCAGACATGCTGCTATTTCGACCCCGTGAGCGATTGGCCCGACAAAAAGCCCGGCGGCCTCGACGCGAGCGAGAAGACGAGCTTCGCGAAGGGCGTCTTCCGCAAGTGCGACGGCTGCGGCGAGACGATGGCGGCGGAGGCCTTCGAGAAGAACTTCGAGGTCTGTCCGCACTGCGGCCAGCACCACAAGCTCGCGGCCGCGCGCTGGCGCGAGCTCCTCCTCGACGACGGTCGTCTCGACGAGTGGGACGCCGGCCTCATCCCCGACGATCCGCTCAAGTTCAGCGACGGCAAGTCCTACCCCGACCGCGTCGCCGCCGCGCAGAAGAACACGCGCACGAAGGACGCGATCCAGATCGGCGCCGCGCGCATCGACGGCATCCCGGTCGCCTACGGCGCCTTCGTCTTCCATTTCATGGGCGGCTCGATGGGCTCCGTCGTCGGCGAGAAGATCGCGCGTCTCTTCGAGCGCGGCGCGGAGCGTCGTCTCCCGGTCGTCCTCCTCCAGACGAGCGGCGGCGCGCGGATGCAGGAGGGCATTCTCTCGTTGATGCAGATGGCGAAGACGGTCGCCGCGCGCGAGCGCCTCCGCGACGCCGCGGTCCCGTTCATCTCGGTCCTCCTCGGCCCCACCACCGGCGGCGTCGCCGCGAGCTTCTCCTTCCTCGGCGACGTCAACGTCGCGGAGCCCAACGCCCTCATCGGCTTCGCGGGCCCACGCGTCATCGAGACGACGATCCGCCAGAAGCTCCCCGACGGCTTCCAGTCGAGCGAGTTCCTCCTCGACCACGGCATGGTCGACCGCATCGTCCCCCGCGCCGAGATGAAGACGGAGCTCGCGCTCCTCGTGAGCCACCTCAGCCGCGACGCCCACACCGCCCTCGCGTGA
- a CDS encoding DegT/DnrJ/EryC1/StrS family aminotransferase has protein sequence MDLKAQRTQLSKELDSAVRDVMDASAFIGGAQLRAFEQGFAAAQGVRHCIGVGNGTDALVVILRALGLGANEVVITAANSFIASSEAVTLAGGRPAFADCGPNYVMTAETLSAAIEREKKAGRRVRGVIVVHLYGRSCDMTALGAVAERHELFVVEDCAQAHLGMHAGKPVGGFGVAAAFSFYPGKNLGAFGDAGAIVSNDAALAERMRMLANHGRKAKYDHEIEGTNSRLDNLQAAVLNVKLPHLRAWTEARIRAADRYRERLANVRGVVVPAATPAFEHVYHLFVVRVANRSAVKEKLAAAGIDTGVHYPHALPDLAAYAYLETRREEHENASDWSSSILSLPMFPEITDAQIDHVADALADAVSGS, from the coding sequence TTGGACCTCAAGGCTCAGCGAACGCAGCTCTCGAAGGAGCTCGACTCCGCCGTCCGCGACGTAATGGACGCGAGCGCGTTCATCGGCGGGGCACAGCTCCGTGCGTTCGAGCAGGGTTTCGCGGCGGCGCAGGGCGTGCGTCATTGCATCGGTGTGGGAAACGGCACCGATGCGCTCGTCGTCATCCTGAGGGCCTTAGGTCTTGGTGCCAATGAGGTCGTCATCACCGCTGCAAACTCCTTCATCGCGAGCTCCGAGGCGGTGACGCTCGCCGGTGGGCGCCCGGCGTTCGCGGACTGCGGACCAAACTACGTGATGACGGCCGAGACCCTCTCGGCCGCGATCGAGCGCGAGAAGAAGGCGGGCCGCAGGGTCCGCGGCGTCATCGTCGTGCACCTTTACGGCCGGAGCTGCGACATGACCGCGCTCGGCGCGGTCGCCGAGCGCCACGAGCTGTTCGTCGTCGAGGATTGCGCGCAGGCCCATCTCGGTATGCATGCTGGAAAGCCGGTTGGCGGCTTCGGCGTTGCGGCCGCGTTCAGCTTCTACCCGGGGAAGAACCTCGGTGCCTTCGGCGACGCGGGCGCGATCGTCTCGAACGACGCCGCGCTCGCCGAGCGCATGCGCATGCTCGCCAACCATGGCCGGAAGGCGAAGTACGACCACGAGATCGAAGGCACCAACTCGCGCCTCGACAACCTCCAAGCTGCGGTGCTGAACGTGAAGTTGCCGCACCTCCGTGCCTGGACGGAGGCGCGGATCCGCGCTGCCGATCGCTATCGCGAGCGCCTCGCGAACGTGCGCGGCGTCGTCGTTCCGGCTGCGACCCCCGCCTTCGAGCATGTCTACCACCTGTTCGTCGTTCGCGTCGCGAATCGCTCCGCCGTGAAGGAGAAGCTCGCGGCGGCAGGCATCGACACGGGCGTGCACTACCCGCACGCGCTGCCCGATCTCGCCGCCTATGCGTATCTCGAAACGCGGCGTGAAGAGCACGAGAACGCGAGCGACTGGTCGTCTTCGATCCTCAGCCTGCCGATGTTCCCGGAGATCACCGACGCCCAGATCGATCATGTCGCCGACGCGCTCGCGGACGCGGTGAGCGGCTCATGA